In the Phycisphaerales bacterium genome, CGCCTCTGCCGGCAGCGCGGCGTCGTGACCTTTGATGATCTGCAGACGCTGCCGCTGCAGATCCTGCGCGAACACTCGAGCCTTCGCGCCATCGTGCGCAGCGACTACCGGCACATCATTGTGGATGAGTTTCAGGATGTGAACCCCGCGCAGGTTGAACTGCTCAAGTGTCTTGCGGGGCCGGAGCACGACCTGTGCGTCGTGGGCGATGACGATCAGGCGATCTACGCCTTCCGCGGGGCGATGCAGAGCAGTTTCCGACGCTTCGCCGAGCACTGGGCCGGCACGCGCACCATCACATTGACCCAGAACTACCGATCGTCTCCGGTCATTCTCGCGGCGGCCGACGTGATCATCCGCGGCTGCAGCGACCGGTTCGCCCCGGACAAGACCACCGTCGCCGCCGGCGTGAATCGAGACGCGGACGAACCGATCGAGATGGTGCGCTACCGCGGCACGTCGGGCGCAGGACCGGTGATCGGCGGCATGATTCAGAACGCCGTCAAGGACGGCGCGGCGTATCGCGACTTTGCCGTGCTGGTGCGATCCAACACCGACCTGGAAAGGATCGCCGCGTCGCTGCAGGTGCTTGAGATCCCGGTCGAGATGCCCGAACGCGGCCAGGCGTTCGAGCATCCAGCCGTTGCTGACGTGCTTTCGTGGATGCGGCTGCTGGCCGACGAGCACGAAGACACCGCGCTGACGCGCCTGCTGCTGCGGCCGCCGTATGATCTTGATCTGCCGACTGTGTCGGCGTGGTCGCTGGCCCATCGGCGCGGTGCGGCGGAAGCGGCCCGCGCCGGCGATGAAGACGCCGCGTCGCGCCCGTTCGTGCACTGGATTATCAGCCGCAGGCCGACGGAAGCCGCGGAGAGATTCGCCCGGCAGTACCTGCAGCTGGCCGAAGTCGCGCTGAGCCAGCCGGCCGACACCCTGACGCGCGCCATCATCCACGCAACGGGCGCGCTGACGATCGATCCGGTGGACTCGATCGAGCACCGCGCGCGTGTCGAGCAACTCGGCCGGTGGCTGGCGTTCGTGAGCGAACGGCTGGGCAACATCGACCCGCCGCGCCGCGTCGGGCAATTCATCGCGTATCTCGATGATCTCACCAACGGTTCGCTCGATTCGATTCCCGCGTCGGTCGAGTCGCGGCTCGACTCGGGTTTTGAACTCTCCGATCGCGACGCCGTGCGCCTGCTGACGGCGCACGGCTCCAAGGGGCTCGAGTTCGAGACGGTGTTCATCCCGCGCGTGAACGGGCAGTTCGGCTATCCGACGATGAACCGATCCAGCCGCGACGAGCAGTTGCTGCCTGACGAGCTGACGCGCGGCCAGACCTCGACGCACGACGACGATGAGCGGCGCGTGTTCTTCGTCGCCATGACGCGAGCGAGGCGGCGCCTCGTGCTGCTGGCGCAGGCCATGCACGATTCGGGGCGCAAGTGCTCTCCCTCGGTGTATTGGGACGAAATCGAGGCGGCGGCAAGCGACACCCTGCCGCTGGAGATGCTCGATGCCGCGACGGGTGATGCCGCGCTCGAGGCGACTCAACTCGGCGTCGGCGGCGAGATCAGCAAGCCCAATCGCTCGGTTCGCGACCGGCTGAAACTGAACCTGCGCAGCGAGATCTTTAGCCTGCTGCACGACCTGAGCGATCCCGCTCTGCCGGTCGGGCAACTGGCGGCGCTGCGGGATCGGCTGCGCGCTGCCGCGCTGCAACTGCCGGTGCTGGCGGCCGAATCGCCGGCGCGACTGCGCGCGGTGCTCGCCGCGGCCGACCCGGGCGACCGCGCGACACTTGAAGCTCTAGTTGAAACGCTCGAGCGCGATGAACCGCTCGTGCCGCTGATCCCCGGCCCCAAATCGCCACTCGAACTCAACTTTTCAGAACTCGATCTCTACCTCCGCTGCCCGCGCTGCTACTGGCTGCGCCACGTCGTGGGCGTGCCCGAGGCGCAGGCCGCCGCCGCGAATTTCGGCTCGATCATCCACCGCAGCCTCGAGTTCTTCTACGAGCGCCTTCGCCAGGCGGAGAACAACCCCGACCACATTGCGCTGCCCGACATCGATGACCTGATCAAGATCGGCCAGGATGCTTACGACGAGATGCGGCCGCCCGAGGAGATCCGCTCGCACGAAATGGCCGAGCGCATCGAGCGCGCCCTGCGGCTGTACCACGACAGCATGCACTCGCCGAATCTGCACGTGCTGTACACCGAGGAGCGGATTCGCTTCCCCTACCTGTGCAACGGCCAGACGCACTACATCACCGCCCGCATCGATCGCATCGATCTCGATGACGCGGGCATCCACGTCATCGACTACAAGACGGGCAAGCCCACCAGGACCCGCCTCGAACCGAGCAAGGCGGATCTGCAACTGGGTATTTATTACATGGCGGCGGCGGATCGCTTCGGACCCGAGCCCGAAGGCACGGCGGAGTACTGGCTCACCCGGACCAGTCAGCGCGGCGTGCTCGACTTCGCGTCGATCGACCTGAAGCGCATCTGTGCGAAGATCGACCAGGCCGTCTGCGGCATACTCGAGGGCTGCTGGGAGGCGGGCGAGCGGTGCGGGCGCTGCGAGGAACTGCTCACCGGCACGCAGGCGGGTCCTCCCGAGGGCGACGACGAGTAGTTTGAGCCGCCTTTCCCCGAGGTTTCGTGGCGGATCGACCGGCAGGCGGGTACTGTTACGCTTGGCGTCGAGCGTCCGGAAGCGGAAAACGGCTTCAATTGGTTGAGTCCGGCCCTTTTGGTGGAATTCGGGGGCCTTGGGCGCATCCAGCCTCACAGAGGGCCCGGGGCCGGGCGGCGTTGAAGATCGGACAGGGTATGAACGAGGTATTGCGGGATCCGATGCCGGCTGTCGGCCATCTCCTCGGACCGGCGTCGCGCAACGCGGTCGTCGAGCGGTCGGTCGCGGCCGTGGTAGCCCTGGCGTGCCTGGCGCTGCTGTCGGTCGCGGCGTGGCTCGAGCCTTCGCCGAGTGGAGTGGGCACGCACACCCAACTGCTGCCGCTCCAGTCCTGCGCCTGGATCGCCTATGCCGACATGCCGTGTCCGACGTGCGGGATGACGACTGCGTTTGCACACGCGGCGGACGGGCATCTGATCAAGTCCTTCATCACCCAGCCGATGGGCTGCCTGCTGGCGATCGGCACGGCTGCGGCGTTCTGGGTATCGGTGTACATCGCGTTTACGGGCTCACCCATCTGGCGCGTCTTCCAGCGCATGTGGCGGCCGAGCGTCGTCTGGATTCTGGGCGCGCTGCTGCTGGCGGCGTGGGGGTACAAGATCTGGGCCCTCAAAGGAGGCATCGGCGTATGAAAGCAATCATTGCACGGCCGTGTTCATGGCTTGCCGCAGCGCTCTGCGTGGCGGGCCTGGGCGTTTCCGCCGGCTGCGACGCCATCGGGTTCGTGGCGCAGGCAGTCGATTCAGAGACGGAAGTCGAGTTCAAGGCGCAGTACGAAGGCCTGAACGGCAAGCGCGTGGCCGTGCTCGTCGATTGTCCGCTCGATGCGCAGTACGAGCATCCGACGGCGGTGCCGCGGCTGTGCGAATACCTCAGCGCCGGGCTGCACGAAGCGTGCGAAGGGGCCAAGATCCTGCCGCCCGGCTACGCCGTCGCGTACCAGGCCAACAACATCTACTGGCCCACGATGGAGATTCCCAGGCTGGCCGAAGCGCTCGGCGTCGAACGCCTGGTGATTGTCGATCTCGTCGAGTATCGCCTGCAGTTGCCGGGTAACAGTTATCTGTGGGACGGGGTGATCATCGCGGATGTCAACGTGTTCGAAGCCGACGGGGCGGACCCGATGACGCCCACCTTCACGGAGCGGGTCAAGGTGCGCTACCCGCCCATGGATGGCGTTCAGCGCGACCAGGTGCCCCAGGCAATCATTGAACAGGGCCTGCAGGTCAAGTTCGGGCAGGAGGCCACCAAGCTGTTCTACACCTACACGCGCAAGAAGGGCGACATCGACGCCGACGCCCGGAAGGAGCGTCACCGTCTATGAGACTGATCCAATCCATGCTGCTGCTGGGCGGCCTGGCGGTGCTGCTGCTCGCCGGAGCGGGCTGCAATCTCGTCGGAGCCGGAACGTATCTCATCAGCGGGCCCGAAAAGACGCCCGCGAAGTACACCCTGCCGCAGCAGACCATCGTGGTGTTCATCGACGATCGCGCCAACGTGCTGCCGCGCTCGCGCTTTGTGAACCAGATCGCCATGCGTGCGACCAATGAAGTGCTCAAGGTGCAGGAACTCGTGCCCGAGGCGATCGATCCCGCGGCGGTGAATCGCGAAGCAGCGCGCGAGACCACCGGCAACATCATGTCGATCGAAGAGATCGGCCGCAAGGTGCACGCGGACATCGTCATCTACGCCGTGCCCCGCCAGT is a window encoding:
- a CDS encoding ATP-dependent helicase, producing the protein MVDELVEIEAAARLPLNEAQREAVYDRQGPLIVLAGPGTGKTHVITHRICRLINEDGVEPETILALTFTNKAAEEMRTRLASMLGSPSLAERLVASTFHSFGLRLVRQFGDRAGLRSEPDHIDEAQQKALMRRVVDETGVGREKWFYDPYSVVPVALDFVSEARNYAIFPAAALDYAQQWMTRARDNEAELAGEDLIAEQARADRFMSLARLYDAYERLCRQRGVVTFDDLQTLPLQILREHSSLRAIVRSDYRHIIVDEFQDVNPAQVELLKCLAGPEHDLCVVGDDDQAIYAFRGAMQSSFRRFAEHWAGTRTITLTQNYRSSPVILAAADVIIRGCSDRFAPDKTTVAAGVNRDADEPIEMVRYRGTSGAGPVIGGMIQNAVKDGAAYRDFAVLVRSNTDLERIAASLQVLEIPVEMPERGQAFEHPAVADVLSWMRLLADEHEDTALTRLLLRPPYDLDLPTVSAWSLAHRRGAAEAARAGDEDAASRPFVHWIISRRPTEAAERFARQYLQLAEVALSQPADTLTRAIIHATGALTIDPVDSIEHRARVEQLGRWLAFVSERLGNIDPPRRVGQFIAYLDDLTNGSLDSIPASVESRLDSGFELSDRDAVRLLTAHGSKGLEFETVFIPRVNGQFGYPTMNRSSRDEQLLPDELTRGQTSTHDDDERRVFFVAMTRARRRLVLLAQAMHDSGRKCSPSVYWDEIEAAASDTLPLEMLDAATGDAALEATQLGVGGEISKPNRSVRDRLKLNLRSEIFSLLHDLSDPALPVGQLAALRDRLRAAALQLPVLAAESPARLRAVLAAADPGDRATLEALVETLERDEPLVPLIPGPKSPLELNFSELDLYLRCPRCYWLRHVVGVPEAQAAAANFGSIIHRSLEFFYERLRQAENNPDHIALPDIDDLIKIGQDAYDEMRPPEEIRSHEMAERIERALRLYHDSMHSPNLHVLYTEERIRFPYLCNGQTHYITARIDRIDLDDAGIHVIDYKTGKPTRTRLEPSKADLQLGIYYMAAADRFGPEPEGTAEYWLTRTSQRGVLDFASIDLKRICAKIDQAVCGILEGCWEAGERCGRCEELLTGTQAGPPEGDDE
- a CDS encoding DUF2752 domain-containing protein, giving the protein MNEVLRDPMPAVGHLLGPASRNAVVERSVAAVVALACLALLSVAAWLEPSPSGVGTHTQLLPLQSCAWIAYADMPCPTCGMTTAFAHAADGHLIKSFITQPMGCLLAIGTAAAFWVSVYIAFTGSPIWRVFQRMWRPSVVWILGALLLAAWGYKIWALKGGIGV